tttatttttctgtttcttgctgaGAAGATTATTGCTCATTAGAAGTAATAACTTTAGTAGTCCCATAGCAGTAACTATATGCAAATTGTATAAACAAATTAGGTCTGATTTTAATATAAGTGAGTGTGTGCAGAAAGGATTAGAATACTCACTTTTTATAGATTCAATAAAAATCATACTCTTTAGGTCACTAGAGAACAGTTTTGTGTCCTAGGAGATGCATTTTGCCTTAATGGCTAGAAAGCAATTGAAGCACTATCCCATATAACAGAGTCGAATTCTTTCTTACTAACCATATTTAGGATAGTTCTGACAAATAATTCACCTATACATTATGAACTCTCAAAGAGCATCAAACAGTATCCATGAAAAACTATTATGATCAATTTCCCCacaatataaagataaataaaatgctgATCATCTATTCATTCATGTAGTTCATGCTTCACTACATGTACTTAGAAATGCCAATAAAGTAAAACTAAAGGCAGGAGGGATATTCTTACAGAGAAATGCCAAACATACCCTGTCTAACCTTCTAGCTTCTATATGTCTAAGCAGCTGTTGTCTCCAGTCTGCAGGCATTTTACCAcagctctcctctcccttcaCAGGAGTAGGCCTCGTCTTTATATCACTGTTATCTGATGGCTTGTCACCATAGTTACCCAAGTTATAGTCAGATGGTATTTTTTCCAAAAGAGCTGCCATAGTAGGCCTAGCTGAAACTGGCCTGGTTTGGGAGGCACCATAACTCTCTGTACTGTAGCTTCTTGCAGACAATGGCCTCCTTTGGGTAAGGTTTTTAACTGGAAAACTTCCCGCCTGAGCTTTCACTTCTTGATATGAAGGGTGTTCATCTTCATACCTGCCATTCCTTTTCAGGAACTGGGACTCAGTCACTGAAACGCTGCTTTGGCGATCCAGACCTGCCCTATATGGAGGTCTGCCGTACCTATCATTCGGAGGCAGCTCGTGAGGTTCACTGACCCTTCTAAACATGGCCATTTCTGTGGAACTCGCCAAGGAGTCAGCTCTTCTCAAGAAGCCTGCCCTGGAACCTTGGCTTGCAAACTGGGCATTTACCACAGCATCCTCATTAACAGAtggctgagaaaatgaaaatatttgctcaATCGGTGGGTATCCTCTGTAAGCTCTAGGACTAACCAAATCCTTGGTGATGTTTTTGCCCGGCTGTTGCACGTACTCAGAATTGTGTTGAAAGGGGGGCGGTATCATCTTTTCAGCTTTAACCTCCACTGCTCCTTGGGGATTGAAGCTTTGGTCAAATTGATAGACTTTTTTTGTCATGgaagctttttgttgttgtggccCTTTACAACTTCCATAAGTGAGCATCTCGTCATCCAGCATCGGGACTGACTGGCTTCGAGACATACTGGACATACCGTGCTCTGGTCCTAACATTTTGTCAGGTCGTTCGTGACTTCCTAAGTGATCACTCCCAGAAGCATAGTTTTCTAATGGTATATTATAAACCTTGTATGTACCAACGTCAATCTCATCGATACTCTGTGACTTCTTGAATTTATTGGACTTGATGTCTTTCATTAGTGGGGAAAGCCTCTCTGTGCTTTTGCTAATTGAAATAACACCTTTAGAAGATTCTGGGCGGCAGTGGATTTGAGAAAAGACATTACTGAGACTCCTGTTGGGATTAGAATCATGATACTCCCATGGTACTCCTGGAGAAAAAGGACTAGGTATTTCAGCAGATTCTTTTATATGTTCTTTCCTTTCAGGCAATGGGCTGGTGGTAGGGGTTGTCTCTAATTTGGAAGGGAAAGCAGTCCTGTCTTCAAAAGGACTAGGGGTTCTGGTCCAATTCTGCCAAGGATTGGAAGGAGGCACTTCTGTTtctggtgtgtgtctgtgtgtagacTGCTCAAGTTCCAGGGGAACACCAACAATCCTGTCCTGCCTAATCAAAGGCCTGCGTCCATGAGAAGATGTGCTTCTAGATTTTGAACTCAGGAGAGGATTATTGTTGGCATTCTCGCCTGTGGTTTCCTCTGCAACAAACCCGGTGTTATCATAATGTGAGCCATCAGTCCAGTTGTCAGTGAAAGTGTCACTCAATGGCAGCCGGTCAGGACGCTGTGGTAGATTCCCTGGGGGGACAGCCTCCCGCTGGCTGAGCAATGGCTTTGCATCAAGAGGCTGTGGGAAAGATTGTGCAATCCTGTGAACACAATGGGAAGAAGAAACCTGAAAATGAGGAAGATCTGGGTCTTTGCCAGGAAGAACACCCGGCCAGAATACCACCATCCTTTGTTCAACTGATCATTCATCCACATCTCAATTATGATTAACGATAGCATTATTATTCCATGTCCAAAAAGAGTCACCCCTTTACCCTGctctacattttatttcttctcagttATCATTACCTTCTAATATGCACAGTCTACTTACCTGTTATATGTCTTGTGTCCTCTGCTAGAATGTAAACTCATGAGGGCAgaggtttttttctcttcaggCTTAGCATagtgcatggcacatagtaggtactaagtacatatttgttgaatgaatgaatgaatgaataaatgagtgaatgaaagaaatataGATATTTTTAGTAATGGTCCTGAAACCTGTCTGATAATTAGAGCTACCTGATTCCTGGTCCCCatgaatttctgattcagtacatTTCCAAACTATTAGTTGAGAGTACATTTCTTATCAATGCTTCTTATATCTAATGAACCCAAGTTGTCTTCAAATAACATATTTGAGGGCCAGGTATTAGAAGACATTAAATCCATTGTATAGTGTATGCATTCACATATCTTTTTCTAgaatgtaaattaaattaaattaaataattaaattaaattgtgaGTTCTGGTCATTGGCATGTTTATTCTGGTGACCACAGTATCTCTACAAGATGCTCATTTTTCTAAGTTTATTCTAAACCATTTGCACACTAATGATATTGaattatatatcttttattaaagatttttaaggGCTTTTGCTAATTGAAAAAAAGTGCATTTAGAAGGCATCTTCCAAAAGTACCTAAATCAGTCTCAGCTtatataacaaataataaatttagaaaCTGAAAGAGTTAAGATTTTTATCATGGGCATCAATGAGTAGAAATAGTTATTCATCAATTACCAAAGAATATATTGTTAACAGTATTGACATTAGCAGTAAAATCTGAGTGAAAGTCATTGACTACCTATATcatatgaaaatttttatttgctatttgttACAACATGTTACAAAACAACATGTTACAAAACAAGGGAATCAGCACTGGGTAAATGCTACTTCATTGAGTCACTTTATTGACCTCCATAGCTTTTGATTTTaatatatctgtaaaatggaagtaatatAGAGTAGGAGCCATTTTGGAAGGATTAAATACTTTTACTTACATTCTAACTTTTCCAGGTGGtgataaaatgatgatgatgaagatgctgatgaaaaatttattgaatgtttactctGTACTTGGCACATTAGTGCTTTCCATGAATCTTTCTTTAATTCATAACACCATTTTGGATGGTGAATGCCCAAATGTGTCACAATTATGTACTGAGGCAAACACAATTTTTGATTTtcgattaaaaattttttgggtTCTATCATCTCAACCTGTTAATGTACTACCCTCACTCCGTAAACAATGGTTTTGCTGTGTAAAATGGATTTATCCACTCTTGGAAATCCCAGGGGGACTACATTTGCTTACCTGCCCCTCTGTCTTCTATGCCACTCATGTGCTAAATACAATCCCCAAATTAAGaagattccatttttttaaaatgttgctgaAAATAAGCATTTGGGGACAGAAAAGAGGGAATTCTAAACACACCTGTTACCCCACAAAGAATTATGTACTGCCTCTTTAGCTGTTGTCTGCAAGGACCCCACTTTAACCCGGGTGTTAGAGGATCCTGAGGAAGCCTGGGAAGGCGAGTAGTCTGAGTAAGTGCCTGAGGAAACACTGTTATTCAGACAGTGAGTTTTGTCAACTTCAGACTCATCTGTTGATTCTGAAATGTAAACAGGAAATTATTATAATGCTGTGAACATTGACAAGTATAAACACAGAAAGGCAAGTATGAAAAACAGCATACCAATGAATGTTAGagatacatatttataaaatatttctatagaCTATGGTATATCATAATTTACAACTGGTGATTCATCATGCACATGCATTTGTGGCATATTTTCCACATCAGGTTCACAATGTTACCTTTTTTGTCCTTCCCTAGCAGAACAAGTTTGGGTGGGTACAGAGGGGTCTCAGCTAATGAAGGGTGAAGTTCCCCAATCCTCATTTCATTAGCTGGATGAACAAAAGAATCCTGAGAGATATAATAATACAGGACAAGGAAAGTAAACATTTAAGCATTGGTTAACCAAGATGGCAATATCTTTATTTGGCTCAGATACAAGATGGGACTCCAGAATTTAATTCACCGTGGCGCACTAGGAGAAGTGAATCATATGTATCTCTGAGGTAAGcactaaaatgttttgtttttctaatttaaatgagTCCACTTATTCATCAGACATTTTTTGAAAGCTGTTTTTATGCCTGGCACTGTGCAAAGAACTGTGGAGTTtccaaagaaagacaaaatgcCACCAATGCCCTGggggagtttacagtctagttaGGGAGATAGATATAACTCATAAAACAGGACTGAATTATAATAAGTCATATATAAGTAATACAATACATAATCTATAACATATAAACATGTAAGAGTTCTAAGGAATGAACTCTTTTAAGAGTTCTAAGAGGAATATATTACTGACCAACTaggttttttttcaaatattaacaaAGTTAATGCACAATTGGGCCCTATAAATACTGCTTTTACTGTCAATCTCCCTCTTAATTCCTACTGTTTCCCAAGTGATCTTCTCAGTTTCTTTAGTTTTACCATGCCTTCTTCCAAAGGTTTCTAGTTTTCTCATGATCAATCTAGCCCGCTAAATCTTCACTCTACAtcctttcactcagtataatgagCAACATTGGTATAAGAATATAACTTTATgacaaataaacatatttaaaaaaaccgATGAATTTTAAACTTCTGTAATTCAAATTATTATTCCCGGTTAACCAGGTAGTGGGAGGACATTAGGAAAAGCAAAATTCTCACTTCCTTCTAGATATAAAAATGGCTTATTTACACTCAGGAGTAAGTAGTGATATAAATTTGTGCACAGCAGTtatctttctgtcttttcccCTTAAGCTCAATTtgaatttaaagaagaattttcagtttttttcattcattagtaCTTGTTTGTTTGAACATTAATGTAATACATTTAGAAGTATTTTGTTAAACTGGAGAAAGAATACACTTGAGgacaaaatataataatgaaatggTTCCTACTTTATAACTAATTGGTTGGTAATATCAGATAGAAACTCTTACTATACATTTTGCTTACCCCCGCCCGCCACCGCAAACCTGGGTATATctgacacttttttaaaaaaataatatttcagtggGAGAAGACTGGACGATCATCTAGTCCAATCCTTTCATTTCCTAGAGGTGGATTCTGAGACTCAGTGAGGCCCAGGCTTACATAGATAAGTAGACAAAGATCCAGCATGGAGGTAGGATTCCTTTGGGCTCTAGTCGGATGATTATCCCTTACATTGCCGCCTCCTGGTTAGCTCAGCTTGAGCATATTAGAGACTTAACATGCAGTATTGTATATATTTGAAGAGGAATGGAAAAGGGAATGGGATTGATGGAAATTCTGGAGATGAATAGGAAAATCTGTGTTTTCAtggattttgaaaattatttcaaaagtttaGCATAAGAGACTTTGGATATAGTTTTGAGTTGAGAGAATAGAGTAAAAGCCTTCACACATCTTTAGAGACATGTATTAAGTAGAAGCAGATGCAAGTCTGAGAAATGGTACTATGAAAGGCATAAAATATGTTAagactttcaaaaatttttcagtTACAAAGTggcatatttctgttttattcctgctttaccacTTATTAATCAGGTTGCCTCGAGCAAGTCACTGTAACTCTCTGGATCTTATTCAATTTatcaataaaatgaggataatagatAATAAGAATTAGTGCAAATTTCTTTCTAATACTAacattctgtaaatatcaatataacttatttgttgaaataatattttaaaaaggaaatattcttATGACATTTTAATATAGAAGTATAAGCATTTTGTTTtagtcaaaaacaaataaacaaaatagttgTATAAGCACAGAAATGTAAATATAGTTAAGGATTtcactacttttttttccccttatgccTTACACATTCGGTACTCAATTTATCTTTTATGTATAGATCAAACATTTACACTTGTATCTCACAATTGTGACTGGAGCTCTGCATGGCAGCTATAGTTTGACTTAAATTCTAGTCTCTGACGCTGCTCAAGAATTTCTATTTTGAATCAAAAAAGAGCCCTCATGACTGGGAAGAATGATATCAGCTAATCATGAACTTGCATCTCTTCTCTAGAATTCTGTGGCCCTCCACCTAGGTAGAGGACTACTACTGAAGCAAGAGTAATGGATTTACACTGACCCAGTTAGACTCTCTTATCTTTATGAgcaaaataatgatgatgatgatgatgatggtggtcatCAGTTAAGAAAAATCTATTACCTGTCTACTATTGTGTTACTATGCTAAACACTATATTTTATCCCTGTTGATTATTTAAATGataatcttatttttattgttatttattattttaagttgtttattATTATCACCTTTGTTTTACAAGTAAAGAAATGGAAGTTCAGAGAGGTAAGCAAATAATTCCAAGTCACAAGCTTAAtaggtggtagagctgggatttgaactggaATCTGTTCTTCTTGAAGGTCTTCTATGGGATACTGTATATGCTATATTGTCTATCCTAAGAAAAGCTCACTTCTCAAATGGGCTTCACATAAGAAAGTTAACTATCCAACAAAGGAAATTAATAATTGGCTTTGCCTCTATAAAGTCTTTTATAAATAGCTGGAAGAATCAAGTTCATGTTGGAAAAGTGGGTGAAGCTTTTGGGACTACTTCTTTGGGTGAAGATAGTGGAAGTTACTAGTAGGGAATCAAATTTAGTGGAGTTCCCATTATAAGTAAATTGAGCCATATTTTTTTCTGGTGAGGGGACAGAGattgaggggaaagaaaaggtaaaaaaattttttttttttaaccccattGCCCTTCCACTGGTCAAACTAAATCTTGGCTGATACTGCTGTAGTGAAAGGGAGCCTAAAGCCTAAGGTAGAATTCAAAGGGGGAAGAAAGCTTATGCCTGAGCTTTcgagtcaaaataaataaacgcATTAATAAAAGCATTTAAGGAAACTTTCAAGGGTAATTGACTATTCTCTTTTTCCTGGAGAAAGATGTGATTCCTCTACAGAGAGAAATTGGACTGAGTCTCCTAAGAAATGGAAAAGTGCCTTCCTTTATGAAAGTGGTTAATGCAAGCTACCGACTCACAGAAGTATTAAAGGAGAATGTGGCAGGGTCTCCCGCTCTTGTGGATGGGAAAGGAATGGTCATTTACTGCAGCTTTCCTCTGTGCCACGATCTGTGCTCAGaactgttataaatattttcatctgaTTTCATCTCCGCAAAATCTCTGAAAGACTgttattattatctgtatttttaaagataagaaaccaaggctcagaaaggtttcAGTGACTTGTCAAGGTCATACAATTGGTAACAAGGTGGAGTCAAACTTTGAATTCATGTCTTCTACACTTTCCCCTGTTCCTTTCCCCCATTCTGAAAACTGTGCTCTTGAGGCACTCACAGTGCTGTTGCTAATTCACAGGGACACATGAGttactttaaatatttgaggggaaaaaagcaatacTTGACATCAGTCAGATACTGTGAGAACTGCTACCTTGAGGTAGCTCTCAGTTTCAACATTAGATTGCACACTTCTTTTGATTAATAGTCTGTGTGAATCTGGGTTTTTGGTGgttgctgtgataaaaaataatcaaGTGCCACTGGAAAATCAATGTGAAACAGAAATTAGAGTTGTAGTACCCAATATGATTCCAAGGTTTGAGAAGGTAGGTGGTGTCCAACAGGTGCACACATTCCATGAGTAAGTAGTTTTGGTTATTTAAGAATGAACTAaaactattattttctctttcaatttatgtgtattgtttttttcaaataaccACTAAGTGGGGCATAAGTATTTACTAAGTTGTTCAGACCTAACAATAATAATTGGAACTGTTAGGTATTTCTTGGCTATCACTGTATATTAACCCCTGATACTTTTGAGCCtttgaaattttgattttaaGTCTCATAGGCtttgatttttacatataaataaaatctggCTCCTTAAAAACTGTttctaagtcacccagtctatggttttCTGTTATAGCCATCCAAATGGACTGATACTGGGGGAAAAACAAATGTAATCTCCACAAGGCATGTATGAAGGAAAATGGGAGCAGAGGAGAACCTTCATATCTCTCTGACCTCCTTGTTCTTATGGCCCTCTTGGCCATATTCTCTATGTTAAAACTCTTGGCATAGGGTTGCAAATAGAAAGTGATCAATAAATGATAtatctttccttttccctctttctctgctGCATTTGTAACCTATTTACCTtgcttcttctttctgttttctgcttttgcttctgcttacctctgtttgttttttcttggttttccatatttaacaacatggataaatatgTCATACAGTGTGTGACAccctctttcaccttcttggtagCATGATCTAAATAATGATGACCCAAAAATGGCAGGCACAGgtaaaacatataataaaaatgcatAGTATACACTGATCAGCTAGACACTtagttatttgtatttattatatcTGGAAGTAGAATAGAATTAGGGCCCCTTAATTTGGATGCAGTAATGAGAAGGAAGGATGATACAGAAAAGGACATCTCCTAGCCCTAGGATGGCTAAAAGTTGGGCATAGAAGATCTAAcatctcaattttagaaaaaatattgatattatcAGTGAAATTTCTATTCAAGTGGAAAAGGCTAGTAGATGAAGAAAACTAAGAAAGAGTGGGGCGaatcatagaaataaatatgaagCTGAAAGTTGAGCTTCAATCTTACTTAGCTTGGCTACTTTAGCAAATTAAGAAGATTAGATAGGCAATACAAAGTCActatagtgttttttttaaggaGGACAAGATTAGATGTGTGTTTAAAAAGATCATTAGCAAGGCAATGGGGGGCTTGGGACAAGGTAAGCCAAGAAATTGACAGTTTttacagaaatgcaggacagagTTGAGGACCTGAAGAGATAGAGGAGATACACTAGATGAAAATGTATAGGAGTTAGTGATTGGAAGGGGCAGGGAGTGGGaagcaaaaaggaagaagaaatcaaGATGCCTCCCAAATTTCTAGCTTGAGTGAACCGGTAGATAATGGTGCCAGCTGAGATCAAGACCAATTATACTGAAGCAGAAGGAGGTTTGAGGaggaaacattaaaattaatttggatTTGTTAAGTTTGAAGTGCTTGTGGgacaattttaagattttttttactattgagatATTATTAAATTCATGACCAAAGCCATCTTTTCTTTGTCTCATCTCTCCCATCCCTGTATTAAGCAATTTTAGGATCTACGTATTTTGCAGTAGTTATTCAGTTTGTGGGTTATCATGACCTTACAGTCATCTTGATGTTAAACTGTGATGACATGAGATATAAATATAAAGTGTATGTGTATTTAGGGTGTACCCACTAAATGttagttttcctcctttttatattATTGCAGTATCTTAGAGATAAAAGAAAAGTATGTTGCTTTGCTATAGTATATCTGTAatgttttagagatgaaaaagtacAATAATATGAGTtttataagcaaaatgaaaaaagcaatgaaaataaatatttacttaaattttcttcCCTAGATATCCAGCTATATTCCTCTCTTTTGGGTCAGGCTTGTACTTCCACTGGCAGATATGCACACCACGCTTATTTTTGCttaagctttcttttctcttcgcCTAGAAtgccttcttctctttttgactttaaaAGAATCACCTAATCTTTAATATGCAGTTCAATCTTAAGCATTTCACATAACTTTTAAAGTGATTGGCAGTGACTGCTTATCACTCCATTTTCTTAGAGTATTATATTCTCCATCACACAACCAAGGATGTTATCATGTTTTATATAATACATTCTCTAATGGCTTCATCTGTGTTAAGTTTACCTGGCTAGGCTCTCAATTATTTGGAGACTATTCACACATTTCATATTTCTTTACTCTCTCTCACAGTGTTTAGCACAGTGCTAAATATACAGTTGGTGTTTAATGCAAAAAACTGATGCTTTGAACGCAGATTTGTAAAAGAGTTTTGTCAACCTAGATTTTTGAGCAGTAGGTATAGGAACTTCTAGATGTACTCATATCAATTATGTTTCTAATGAAGATTAAAAGATGATAACCAAATTAGCTGAAGAGTAGATGAAATAGTACAGAGGTGGCATAAATGTAGTTGAATTCTTTTCAGACCACACAAATTGATAAGGATAAATATCTAATTCATTCTAAAATATAGAAACTAAGCTTCATATTAGATTCTGTAAAGCTAAATTTCAAAGTTATTGCCcctttttatatagtagtgtttcCTATAAAGGGTGTAACCcaaacacaaaaacatttttaaaaattggctctAAATCTGATCAAGAATTTTACTGATAtttgcataataataataaaacttcatttaggTTTTTCTAATGACTCATACAATAAAAGTTTGGGGTAGTCAAAGGAATATCAAGAAAATGTTTAATGCACTTACTGGCCAGGCCTAACTTGGTGAGCGAATTATTCCTTCTGTGTGTATTGGAACTTTTGGAGCTGTATTAATGATTTTACGCCATGAAGGTGCATTTATTAAATGCAACCCTCATAGTTTGGAAGAGTAGAGAGACTCATTTATACATTAGGAAAAAATGCACTTATCAAGGAAGATCTGTTCAGTTAAAAAAACATATCATTTAGTAATTCCAAAAAATCCAAACCACACTGGCAATTACCAATAACCTTGAAATACCTCCACTGTAATCTCCTTTGGGGCTACAGGCCACTTGTGTTCgtatttttctttcacagtttGCTCCGTGTTAGCAGTTGGATTTGAATTCTCAACACGCACTCCATGGCTTGGCTTACCCACCAGATTTTGAACAGATTTTACCATATTCTTTAAATCCTCTGGGTAAGGAGTTGGATATCGTTTTAGGTTTATTTCAACCTAGAAGtttgtaaaaagaaatttaacataaaaataccTTCAGCAAGCATGTTCACAAAACTACTCCATTTTATGTGCAGTAGTATAACCAAATGCAATATAGTGAGTGTTGAGCTGGCTGAAAAACTGTGTTGTAGAGTAGAACACATAGTGTTCTTTTCACATTCTGCCTCCTGGacttctccccacccctggccACCTTTCtagattaaaaacaatttttggaTTAtatcttatgtttaggtctactCTATAGATGGTTGAAATAGCAGTAGGTCAAACACTTAAGTGATTGGTAATCTCTGAAAAATTTAATCAAGTTACTATCAGCTGCTTTTATACTTTAGAGGCTGTTCCCTTACCtatcttaattatttaaaaagaatcattttgacattaaaaatatctttggaaTATCAATGCAGGTGATGGGAGAAGACCCCAAAAGATTTACAAGTGAGTTATCATGTATTAAGAAATGGGGAGTTGACAGTATCTGATCAAATATGCACCAGCTCTGTGTTAATTAGCATGTTACATCAAAAGGTAGGGTAGCTAATTCTTgttaataactaaaaaaaaaaaatccttcaaggaggcttttatatttagtttttaccATAATAAAGTATCATGCTTTATAGGTTACATCTtacaataaagagaaataaaaaattgagaacaTTGTCTAGGATATTCTAGGTAAATATGTAAATTTGGGCTTATACTTATCCAGAGacttatttctattctttttttttttttttttttttttgcggtacgcgggcttctcactgttgtggcctctcccgttgcggagcacaggctccggacgtgcaggctcagcggccatggctcacgggc
This sequence is a window from Globicephala melas chromosome 1, mGloMel1.2, whole genome shotgun sequence. Protein-coding genes within it:
- the LRRC7 gene encoding leucine-rich repeat-containing protein 7 isoform X5 codes for the protein MLVYLDMSKNRIETVDLDISGCEALEDLLLSSNMLQQLPDSIGLLKKLTTLKVDDNQLTILPNTIGNLSLLEEFDCSCNELESLPSTIGYLHSLRTLAVDENFLPELPREIGSCKNVTVMSLRSNKLEFLPEEIGQMQKLRVLNLSDNRLKNLPFSFTKLKELAALWLSDNQSKALIPLQTEAHPETKQRVLTNYMFPQQPRGDEDFQSDSDSFNPTLWEEQRQQRMTVAFEFEEKKEDDENAGKVKDHSCQAPWERGQRGITLQPARLSGDCCTPWARCDQQIQDMPVPQNDPQLAWGCISGLQQERSMCTPLPVAAQSTTLPSLSGRQVEINLKRYPTPYPEDLKNMVKSVQNLVGKPSHGVRVENSNPTANTEQTVKEKYEHKWPVAPKEITVEDSFVHPANEMRIGELHPSLAETPLYPPKLVLLGKDKKESTDESEVDKTHCLNNSVSSGTYSDYSPSQASSGSSNTRVKVGSLQTTAKEAVHNSLWGNRIAQSFPQPLDAKPLLSQREAVPPGNLPQRPDRLPLSDTFTDNWTDGSHYDNTGFVAEETTGENANNNPLLSSKSRSTSSHGRRPLIRQDRIVGVPLELEQSTHRHTPETEVPPSNPWQNWTRTPSPFEDRTAFPSKLETTPTTSPLPERKEHIKESAEIPSPFSPGVPWEYHDSNPNRSLSNVFSQIHCRPESSKGVISISKSTERLSPLMKDIKSNKFKKSQSIDEIDVGTYKVYNIPLENYASGSDHLGSHERPDKMLGPEHGMSSMSRSQSVPMLDDEMLTYGSCKGPQQQKASMTKKVYQFDQSFNPQGAVEVKAEKMIPPPFQHNSEYVQQPGKNITKDLVSPRAYRGYPPIEQIFSFSQPSVNEDAVVNAQFASQGSRAGFLRRADSLASSTEMAMFRRVSEPHELPPNDRYGRPPYRAGLDRQSSVSVTESQFLKRNGRYEDEHPSYQEVKAQAGSFPVKNLTQRRPLSARSYSTESYGASQTRPVSARPTMAALLEKIPSDYNLGNYGDKPSDNSDIKTRPTPVKGEESCGKMPADWRQQLLRHIEARRLDRTPSQQSNILDNGQEDVSPSGQWNPYPLGRRDVPPDTITKKAGSHIQTLMGSQSLQHRSREQQPYEGNINKVTIQQFQSPLPIQIPSSQATRGPQPGRCLIQTKGQRSMDGYPEQFCVRIEKNPGLGFSISGGISGQGNPFKPSDKGIFVTRVQPDGPASNLLQPGDKILQANGHSFVHMEHEKAVLLLKSFQNTVDLVIQRELTV